The following coding sequences lie in one Oryza brachyantha chromosome 10, ObraRS2, whole genome shotgun sequence genomic window:
- the LOC102711835 gene encoding meiosis-specific protein PAIR3, producing the protein MEVELTNIQKATSSDYWSLASNQYPCGKFPKVSVGITIPRASSVSRGRDAASNAAFERNLSQGTDGRSRPPKMDNASLRVSPEAANHDGSVETVPKPVPAKVSVSQPDDNALEQTGTFSFGTRREQDSHLNQLDRPPLVSSQGKRQMESADKNKPNSEVLRMKLWEILGGASQNKEAVSSPNPEDIETPCQPKSQTANGPSLGRKQVFTSPVPYNIKTPAQLNSQTANKPSSDPIESDSDSPQVVEVRPITRSLGRKKAPAASTHQDKSGSAKKPLSTHRSTPKQKVVDNVFAFNDKCTPKTVGKSAIGDSGSLRNRRSSSRKAKIEPKKARCSDRISDKTTQDGSERKVPSKYVPSENKGEKANSFSSLSRAGKTAESCSRSPKREIRVNMMANVGPRKMQFTENLPAKTLNDGEHKPSSPQLTSLKNKGKCSSISPRQKEKDNTHVPEASDRTAGGDSFNSTPSGGVNPSPVLKKYSWERDASPEIYGKFVQKDASPLADRFRDMPDDFASPTFAANIKISPQRSKMLDDDLFSSKYPKRVNRSRSTSYASDPEFEPLDEMEKTNELPGSESPISQEEGQNRKQPSLSPLSPIDNEGAQSSIPSFRKGYKSHKWLSDVDSPDKSSLEHMGQKSHLKDGRKGKRQFPSSTPFANSDTQETAMLDKEPEQCPENYLTRAFDQLVVVLGRFQTKIKSETSNKSSKILSATGERIRQHLEGVEGQMQADVDKLVNAGKSKRKRLESTYEEQQEKLRVLHEKFKEEVNQQLLGCKNSLEDFEAYHTELKEVADKQKASHKKLLQNAEKTVGAQLNDAETKIAEIQKRARKRMKGLKYVLKELIAE; encoded by the exons ATGGAAGTTGAGCTGACGAACATTCAGAAA GCTACATCAAGTGATTACTGGAGTTTGGCCAGCAATCAATATCCATGTGGTAAATTCCCTAAGGTATCAGTCGGCATCACAATTCCGAGGGCGAGCTCTGTATCAAGAGGCAGAGATGCTGCTAGTAACGCTGCATTTGAGAGGAACTTGTCCCAGGGAACTGATGGAAGATCTAGACCTCCCAAAATGGATAATGCTTCACTTCGGGTCTCTCCAGAAGCTGCAAACCATGATGGGTCTGTTGAAACGGTGCCTAAACCTGTCCCTGCTAAGGTTTCTGTATCACAACCTGACGATAATGCACTTGAGCAAACAGGAACCTTTTCCTTTGGAACAAGAAGAGAACAAGACAGTCATCTTAATCAATTAGATAGGCCACCACTTGTGAGTTCCCAAGGAAAACGTCAAATGGAATCTGCAGATAAAAACAAGCCCAACAGCGAAGTGCTCAGGATGAAGCTGTGGGAGATCCTTGGTGGTGCTTCACAAAACAAGGAGGCTGTTTCTTCTCCAAATCCTGAAGACATCGAGACTCCATGCCAACCTAAAAGTCAAACTGCCAATGGACCATCATTGGGGAGAAAGCAGGTTTTCACGTCACCTGTTCCTTATAACATCAAGACACCAGCTCAGCTTAACAGTCAAACAGCGAACAAACCATCCTCTGATCCAATTGAGTCAGACTCTGACAGTCCACAAGTAGTTGAAGTAAGACCTATTACTCGTTCATTGGGTCGCAAGAAAGCACCAGCAGCCTCCACGCATCAGGATAAAAGCGGGAGTGCAAAGAAACCATTGTCCACTCATCGTTCTACACCCAAGCAGAAAGTGGTGGATAATGTGTTTGCCTTCAACGATAAATGCACACCTAAGACAGTAGGAAAATCTGCAATTGGTGATTCTGGTAGCTTGAGAAATCGTAGAAGCTCGAGTAGGAAGGCTAAAATTGAGCCAAAGAAGGCACGTTGTTCAGACAGGATTTCTGATAAGACCACACAGGATGGTTCGGAAAGAAAGGTACCTTCTAAATATGTGCCATCGGAGAATAAAGGTGAGAAAGCAaactccttttcttctttatcCCGAGCAGGAAAAACTGCTGAGAGCTGTTCTAGAAGCCCTAAAAGGGAGATAAGGGTGAATATGATGGCTAATGTTGGGCCTCGGAAAATGCAGTTTACTGAAAATTTACCGGCCAAGACTCTGAATGATGGTGAACATAAGCCTTCTTCTCCTCAACTTACTTCCTTAAAGAACAAGGGAAAATGTTCTTCTATATCGCCTCGTCAGAAGGAGAAAGATAATACCCACGTCCCTGAAGCTTCAGACAGAACAGCAGGAGGGGATAGTTTTAACTCCACACCTTCTGGTGGTGTTAATCCATCCCCTGTATTGAAGAAGTACTCATGGGAACGTGATGCAAGTCCTGAGATATATGGGAAATTTGTACAGAAGGATGCCAGTCCATTGGCAGACAGATTCAGAGACATGCCAGATGATTTTGCTAGTCCTACTTTTGCAGCTAACATAAAAATATCCCCTCAGAGAAGTAAAATGCTAGACGATGACCTCTTTAGCTCGAAATATCCAAAACGTGTGAACAGGTCAAGATCAACTTCCTATGCCTCAGATCCAGAATTTGAGCCATTG GACGAAATGGAGAAAACCAATGAGTTACCTGGCAGTGAATCTCCTATTTCTCAGGAGGAAGGACAGAACAGAAAACAACCATCTCTTTCGCCCCTTTCTCCTATTGATAATGAAGGGGCTCAAAGTTCTATTCCAAGCTTTAGAAAAG GATATAAATCTCACAAATGGCTTTCAGATGTTGACAGCCCTGATAAATCTTCTCTTGAACATATGGGCCAAAAATCACATCTAAAAGATGGTAGAAAGGGCAAAAGACAATTTCCTTCGTCTACCCCTTTTGCAAATTCTG ATACGCAAGAAACTGCCATGTTAGACAAAGAACCAGAGCAATGCCCAGAAAACTACCTAACAAG GGCTTTTGATCAATTAGTAGTGGTGCTAGGAAGGTTCCAAACCAAAATCAAGTCTGAAACAAGCAATAAAAGTTCTAAGATACTTTCAGCTACTGGAGAGAGAATACGCCAGCACCTTGAAGGGGTTGAGGGGCAGATGCAGGCTGATGT GGATAAGTTGGTCAATGCAGGGAAATCTAAAAGGAAACGTTTAGAGTCAACATATGAAG AACAACAAGAAAAGTTAAGGGTTCTTCATGAGAAGTTCAAGGAGGAGGTCAACCAGCAGTTGCTTGGTTGCAAGAATTCTCTTGAGGACTTTGAGGCCTACCACACAGAACTTAAGGAAGTTGCTGACAAGCAAA AAGCGTCACACAAGAAGCTTCTTCAGAATGCTGAGAAAACAGTCGGCGCACAGCTCAACGACGCAGAAACCAAAATTGCTGAGATCCAGAAG AGGGCGAGGAAGAGGATGAAGGGACTTAAATATGTCCTCAAGGAGCTCATTGCAGAGTAA
- the LOC102712113 gene encoding ATP-dependent 6-phosphofructokinase 5, chloroplastic-like, translating into MALKSPVHYAGSITSGQKHLGCFGVPGCDRSRCVRCDKKSRTCQLVTRAISVDRSQLDFSNPDWKKQFQEDFNRRFSLPHLKDVIDVEPRPTTFSLKSRAPLENVNGSIQESWNGYVNDDDRALLKVIKFASPTSAGAYCIDPDCSWVEQWVHRAGPRKQIYFEPPYVKAGIVTCGGLCPGLNDVIRQIVLTLEKYGVKNIVGIQHGFRGFFEDHLAEVPLNRHVVQNINLAGGSFLGVSRGGANISDIVDSIQARRLDMLFVLGGNGTHAGANLIHEECRKRKLKVSIVGVPKTIDNDILLMDKTFGFDTAVEAAQRAINSAYIEAHSAFHGIGLVKLMGRSSGFITMHASLSSGQVDICLIPEVPFTLDGPHGVLQHLEHLIETQGFALICVAEGAGQEHLQQSNATDASGNMILSDIGVHLQQKIKSHFKEIGVHSDVKYIDPTYMVRAVRANASDAILCTVLGQNAVHGAFAGFSGITTGVCNTHNVYLPIPEVIKSTRVVDPNSRMWHRCLTSTGQPDFH; encoded by the exons ATGGCTCTAAAATCGCCAGTGCACTATGCTGGCTCAATCACTTCAGGTCAGAAGCACCTGGGTTGTTTTGGTGTGCCCGGCTGCGATCGATCACGATGTGTCAGATGTGATAAGAAATCAAGAACATGTCAGCTGGTCACCAGAGCTATATCCGTGGATCGCTCGCAACTAGACTTCTCAAATCCAGATTGGAAGAAGCAATTCCAAGAGGACTTCAATAGGAGGTTCAGTTTGCCTCACTTGAAAGATGTCATTGATGTCGAACCGAGGCCAACAACGTTTTCCCTCAAGAGCAG GGCTCCTCTGGAGAATGTTAATGGTTCTATCCAAGAATCATGGAACGGGTATGTAAATGATGATGACAGAGCACTTTTGAAG GTTATTAAGTTTGCCTCACCAACATCTGCTGGAGCGTATTGCATTGACCCTGATTGCAGCTGGGTGGAGCAATG GGTGCACCGTGCTGGCCCAcgcaaacaaatatattttgaaccTCCGTACGTGAAGGCTGGAATCGTTACATGTGGTGGACTTTGCCCTGGTCTCAATGATGTCATCCGTCAG ATTGTGCTTACACTGGAAAAATATGGagtgaaaaatattgttgGAATACAGCATGGTTTCCGTGGATTTTTTGAGGACCATTTAGCAGAAGTGCCG CTTAATAGGCATGTCGTTCAAAATATCAATCTTGCCGGTGGAAGTTTCTTAGGAGTTTCTCGTGGTGGAGCAAATATCTCAGACATTGTTGACAGTATCCAG GCCCGAAGGCTTGACATGCTCTTTGTTCTAGGTGGCAATGGGACTCATGCTGGAGCTAACCTTATACATGAGGAG TGCCGCAAGAGAAAACTGAAAGTTTCAATTGTGGGTGTTCCAAAAACCATTGATAATGACATACTACTGATGGACAAGACATTTGGATTTGATACAGCAGTGGAAGCAGCACAAAGAGCTATCAACTCTGCATATATTGAG GCACATTCTGCATTTCATGGCATTGGATTGGTCAAGCTGATGGGAAGAAGCAGTGGCTTTATCACAATGCATGCTTCCCTGTCTAGTGGTCAAGTAGATATCTGCCTGATACCTGAG GTACCATTCACTCTTGATGGACCACATGGAGTTCTTCAACACCTCGAGCACTTGATAGAGACCCAGGGATTTGCTCTGATTTGTgtagcagaaggagctgggcAG GAACATTTGCAACAGTCCAATGCGACCGATGCATCAGGGAACATGATCCTCAGTGATATCGGTGTGCACCTTCAACAGAAG ATCAAGTCTCATTTCAAGGAAATAGGCGTCCATTCTGATGTGAAATACATCGATCCTACCTACATGGTCCGTGCTGTGCGCGCCAATGCGTCCGATGCAATCCTATGCACGGTGCTTGGTCAGAATGCT GTTCATGGTGCATTTGCAGGGTTCAGTGGAATCACAACCGGTGTATGCAACACGCACAATGTATACCTGCCGATCCCAGAAGTCATCAAGTCCACAAGAGTCGTCGATCCAAATAGCAGGATGTGGCACCGCTGCTTGACATCGACGGGGCAACCAGACTTCCACTGA
- the LOC102712391 gene encoding soluble inorganic pyrophosphatase 1, whose translation MAEAKKTPCLNERILSSLSKRSVAAHSWHDLEIGPGAPEVFNVVVEITKGSKVKYELDKKTGMIKVDRVLYSSVVYPHNYGFIPRTLCEDGDPMDVLVLMQEPVIPGCFLRAKAIGLMPMIDQGEKDDKIIAVCVDDPEFRHFNDLKELSPHRLAEIRRFFEDYKKNENKEVAVNDFLPPATALEAIKYSMDLYAEYILHSLRR comes from the exons ATGGCTGAAGCCAAGAAAACCCCATGTCTGAACGAGCGGATCCTGTCGTCGCTCTCGAAGCGATCCGTGGCTGCGCATTCCTGGCATGATCTTGAGATAG GACCTGGAGCTCCTGAGGTTTTCAATGTT GTTGTTGAGATCACAAAGGGGAGCAAAGTGAAGTATGAGCTTGATAAGAAGACTGGGATGATCAAG GTTGATAGGGTGCTCTACTCGTCGGTGGTGTATCCGCATAACTATGGTTTCATTCCACGGACACTCTGTGAAGATGGGGATCCAATGGATGTGTTGGTCCTGATGCAA GAACCGGTGATTCCTGGTTGCTTTCTTAGAGCTAAGGCCATTGGCCTTATGCCCATGATTGATCAG GGTGAGAAAGATGATAAGATCATTGCAGTTTGCGTCGATGATCCTGAGTTCCGCCACTTCAATGATCTGAAGGAGCTCTCTCCCCACCGCCTTGCTGAAATCCGCCGCTTCTTCGAAGACT acaagaaaaatgaaaacaagGAAGTCGCTGTAAACGATTTCTTGCCACCGGCCACTGCTCTGGAGGCCATCAAGTACTCCAT GGATCTTTATGCTGAATACATCCTGCACAGTCTGAGGCGTTAG
- the LOC102712663 gene encoding uncharacterized protein LOC102712663 has translation MGSLCCVAARPHGASTASREWSSIGRNDPLWRTNAGFSPPLSRRWEYCINSEGLSYGSQGDSGAAAHYGSSLSSNSKEPSRSWERSELPLDHHRYSTSEGAISYFNSPDVTFHNHHIMLPMLQDSSIDEYMRVSVAEPIGALLLSEGISGQQNSGGSTSSRSDGSEYDIVPKSYSSTPRNFPSRRSFLSKPIHPLSFPEHALEGQETDSPVANASSSNPMPSEFKAIGEIRSSGLMDYASGSHGESANWSAASSMDLTDLSERPETERSGPLRSNNIMDRTRCDLCERLLSKRSPWGSRRIIRTGDLPVAGVLPCSHIYHAECLERTTPKGQKHDPPCPVCDRLAGKDTEQWSICRLRNGFPRLRSLGEGPSRVWSCAQAGDCVAGAVQIPRASSISLLSRSGHKRHATSKGESGKDWAETSSRTACM, from the exons ATGGGGTCATTGTGCTgcgtggcggcgaggcccCATGGGGCTAGCACGGCTAGCCGGGAGTGGTCCTCGATTGGACGGAACGACCCACTCTGGCGGACCAACGCTGGCttttcgccgccgctgtctaGGAGGTGGGAGTACTGCATCAATTCCGAGGGGTTGTCGTATGGCTCCCAGGGCGACAGCGGAGCTGCTGCGCACTATGGTTCGTCGCTATCTTCAAATAGTAAAGAGCCTAGCAGGAGCTGGGAGAGAAGTGAGCTTCCACTAGATCATCATCGTTACTCCACCTCGGAAGGTGCCATTTCGTATTTTAACAGTCCGGATGTTACCTTCCACAACCACCATATTATGCTCCCTATGCTGCAGGATTCTAGCATTGACGAATACATGAGAG TCTCTGTGGCCGAGCCAATAGGTGCATTGCTATTGTCAGAG GGAATATCAGGACAACAAAATAGTGGTGGTTCCACTTCCTCTCGCTCTGATGGAAGTGAATATGATATTGTACCAAAATCATACTCGTCTACGCCACGCAACTTCCCAAGTCGTCGATCATTCCTGTCAAAGCCAATCCATCCTCTTTCGTTTCCAGAGCATGCACTAGAAGGGCAAGAAACTGATAGCCCTGTTGCCAATGCAAGCTCCAGCAATCCTATGCCCTCGGAGTTCAAGGCAATAGGCGAGATCCGCTCTTCTGGTCTGATGGACTATGCCAGTGGCAGCCATGGGGAGTCAGCAAACTGGAGCGCTGCAAGTAGCATGGATCTAACTGACTTATCAGAGCGACCTGAGACTGAGCGCTCTGGACCACTGCGTTCTAACAACATAATGGATAGAACAAGGTGCGACCTTTGTGAGAGGCTCTTGTCCAAGAGATCGCCCTGGGGTTCTCGTCGAATCATCCGTACCGGTGACTTGCCAGTCGCTGGTGTGCTTCCCTGCTCCCATATCTACCATGCCGAGTGCTTGGAGAGAACCACTCCCAAGGGGCAGAAACATGACCCTCCTTGCCCTGTGTGCGATAGGCTGGCTGGCAAAGACACCGAGCAGTGGTCAATTTGCAGGCTAAGAAATGGATTCCCAAGGCTAAGATCACTAGGGGAAGGCCCATCTAGGGTTTGGAGCTGTGCCCAAGCTGGGGACTGTGTGGCCGGTGCTGTCCAGATACCAAGAGCAAGTAGCATCTCTCTGCTGAGCCGGAGCGGCCACAAGAGGCATGCCACTTCCAAGGGTGAATCCGGCAAAGACTGGGCTGAGACATCGTCAAGAACTGCCTGCATGTAG